GAGAAGGGAGAAGGGAGAAGGGAGAAGGGAGAAGGGAGAAGGGAGAAGGGAGAAGCCTACCCGGCCGCGGGTTTCTCGCACCGGGGGGCAGTTCTCCCTTCTCCCTTCTCCCTTCGCTCTTCCTCCCTTCTCGGCTCTTGTCTGTCATTCTGGCTTGGCACTCAGGCACGTCGATTGCTAATCGGGGACCCGGAGGTTACTTTCGTGTCCGGTTGGCAGTCCCGCAATCAGACTGCCAAGTTATTGTCCAAGAATCACTTACAGCATCACGCTCACGTTGGAGGTTGGCATCATGGCGGGCGCTAAGACCAAGCAGACCATTACGCCGCTCGAAGATCGTGTCGTCATCAAGCCGTCGGAAGAAGGCGAGACGATGCGGGGCGGGCTCTACATCCCGGATACGGCCAAGGAAAAGCCGACTCAGGGTGAAATCATCGCCGTCGGACCAGGCCGCTTCGAGAAGGGCGCCCGGGTGCCTATCGACGTCAAGGTCGGCGACACGGTGATCTACGGGAAGTACAGCGGCACGCCGTTCACGATCGACGGCAAGGAGGTCATGATCCTGAAGGCCTCTGACGTCCTCGCGAAGCTCGGCTGATCCACACTTACTGAACTGGGGAATTACACATGGCAGCGAAGGAATTGCTCTTCGACGTCGATGCACGCGCAAAGCTCAAGAAGGGCGTCGATGCCCTGGCTGAGGCGGTGAAGGTCACCCTCGGCCCCAAGGGCCGCAATGTCGTGATCGACAAGAAGTTCGGCTCGCCGACCGTCACCAAGGACGGCGTGTCTGTGGCAAAGGAAATCGAGCTGGCCGATCCGATCGAGAACATGGGCGCGCAGATGGTGAAGGAAGTCGCGACCAAGACCTCCGATCTCGCGGGCGACGGCACCACCACGGCCACCGTGCTGGCGCAGGCGATCTTCCGTGAAGGCCTCAAGAACGTCACCGCCGGCTCCAACCCGATGGAACTCAAGCGCGGCATCGACAAGGCTGTTGAAGCCCTCGTCGCCGAGCTGAAGTCGATGTCGGTCCCGACCAGCGGCAAGAAGGACATTGCCCAGGTTGGCACCATCTCGGCGAACAACGATCCCGAGATCGGCAAGCTCATCGCGGAAGCGATGGACAAGGTCGGCAAGGAAGGCGTGATCACGGTCGAAGAGGCGAAGGGCCTGGAGACCACGCTGGAGACGGTCGAAGGGATGCAGTTCGATCGCGGCTATCTCTCGCCGTACTTCGTGACCGATCCGGAAGCGATGGAGTCGTCGCTGGATGCGCCGTACATCCTCATCCACGACAAGAAGATCTCGTCGATGAAGGAACTCCTCCCGGTGCTCGAGAAGGTCGCGCAGAGCGGCAAGCCGTTGCTGATCATCGCCGAGGACGTCGAAGGTGAGGCCCTCGCGACGCTGGTCGTCAACAAGCTCCGCGGTACGCTCAAGGTCTCGGCCGTCAAGGCGCCGGGCTTCGGCGATCGCCGCAAGGAGATGCTCCGCGACATCGCCATCCTCACCGGTGGCCAGGTCATCTCGGAAGAAGTCGGCTTCAAGCTCGAGAACGCCACGCTGGCCGAGCTGGGTCAGGCCAAGCGCGTCGTGATCGACAAGGACAACACCACGGTCATCGACGGCAAGGGGAAGGCTGACGCCATCCAGGGCCGTATCGCCGAGATCCGTGGCGCCATCGACAAGAGCACCTCGGACTACGATCGTGAGAAGCTCCAGGAGCGTCTCGCGAAGCTGGCCGGTGGTGTCGCCGTGATTCACGTCGGCGCCGCGACCGAGACCGAGATGAAGGAGAAGAAGGCCCGCGTCGAAGACGCGCTGCACGCGACCCGTGCGGCCGTCGAAGAAGGAATCGTCCCCGGCGGCGGCGTGGCACTGCTGCGCGCGCAGTCCTGCCTCGACAAGGTCAAGGCGAGCGGCGACGAGAAGATCGGCGTCGAGATCATCCGTCGCGCCATCGAAGAGCCGATTCGCGCGATTGTCGCGAACGCGGGCGTCGAAGGTTCGATCGTGGTCGCGAAGGTGCGTGAGGCCAAGGAGAAGTCCTACGGCTACAACGCGGCGACCGACGAGTACGTCGACATGGTCAAGGCCGGCATCATCGACCCGACCAAGG
The nucleotide sequence above comes from Gemmatimonadota bacterium. Encoded proteins:
- a CDS encoding co-chaperone GroES encodes the protein MAGAKTKQTITPLEDRVVIKPSEEGETMRGGLYIPDTAKEKPTQGEIIAVGPGRFEKGARVPIDVKVGDTVIYGKYSGTPFTIDGKEVMILKASDVLAKLG
- the groL gene encoding chaperonin GroEL (60 kDa chaperone family; promotes refolding of misfolded polypeptides especially under stressful conditions; forms two stacked rings of heptamers to form a barrel-shaped 14mer; ends can be capped by GroES; misfolded proteins enter the barrel where they are refolded when GroES binds); this encodes MAAKELLFDVDARAKLKKGVDALAEAVKVTLGPKGRNVVIDKKFGSPTVTKDGVSVAKEIELADPIENMGAQMVKEVATKTSDLAGDGTTTATVLAQAIFREGLKNVTAGSNPMELKRGIDKAVEALVAELKSMSVPTSGKKDIAQVGTISANNDPEIGKLIAEAMDKVGKEGVITVEEAKGLETTLETVEGMQFDRGYLSPYFVTDPEAMESSLDAPYILIHDKKISSMKELLPVLEKVAQSGKPLLIIAEDVEGEALATLVVNKLRGTLKVSAVKAPGFGDRRKEMLRDIAILTGGQVISEEVGFKLENATLAELGQAKRVVIDKDNTTVIDGKGKADAIQGRIAEIRGAIDKSTSDYDREKLQERLAKLAGGVAVIHVGAATETEMKEKKARVEDALHATRAAVEEGIVPGGGVALLRAQSCLDKVKASGDEKIGVEIIRRAIEEPIRAIVANAGVEGSIVVAKVREAKEKSYGYNAATDEYVDMVKAGIIDPTKVTRTALQNAASIAGLLLTTECVIVERKEEKGAPAGGGGGGGGMGGMY